The DNA segment TCGATGCACATAATGAAAACTATACGTCTAAAAATTAAATATGTTTGTTTCTCTTGCCGGGAAAATAAAAAAAATCTTTATATATCACCTGTTTCAGGAACGAATATTAGCTTCCCGGGCCCCGGGGTTCCCGGGCAGCGCCCGCACCGCACCGGTGAGGCGTACCCGGCGGCGGTCACGGATGCGGTGCAGCAAGGACCGTAAGCCTGCCATGGATAACCGCCCGGCGGCTGAGGCCCCTGCATCATTGCAGCGCCGTGACCAACCAACCGCTACTTGCGGCATAACGGGGACCGCCATAGGTGTGCGGCCTTGCTGACGAATGAACCCATCGACGCCCGAATAAAACCCCAAACAGCCGATCAGAACCCTTCGTTCATGATCCGGTCGAGTTCCGAGCGCTTGATCCGCCAGGATCCCCCGCACTTGACCGCCGGAATCCGCTCCTCCCGTATGAACTCACGGATCCGGCCGGGGGTGAAGTTCAGGGTCGAGGCTACGTCCTCGACGGTGAGCATTGCGTCGCCTGCGGTACGGTGGTGGTCGCACCCGATCGTCTCCCAGTTCTCGTCCGGCAGCATGATGGTGATGACCGGTTCACCGTCGTCCCCGGGGGAGACCGCGGCCTTGAAGGTCAGTGTGGGAACAAGGCCGTTCTGGTAGAGGCTGACCTGAAACTCGAACTCCCCCTCGGTCATCGTGCAGGCTTTGTCCCTGAACGCATGAAGGGTGTCCCAGAGGTTCTCCGTAACGGTCTCCTGCGGGATGTTCGGGAACGGAACCATGCTCTGTGCGGCCCGTTCCGAGACGGCAAGGGGATACATGATCCCCAGATCCCTTCCCATCCGGGTGATCTCTACCAGATCGCCGTCATCGATGGCGTCCTGCCGTGTCTTCCTCTGCTGCTCCGGGTCGGCCAGCCCCCAGACGTCTTCCGGTTTCCGCAATCGCACTCTTCGTATCTCCATGGGTCATATCTCTCCAGGTAATTTCGCGCTCTACTATACCACTATAGGGATATCGATCATAAAATATTTGCCAAATATTTTGGGGTATTTTCCGATTTGTTCCGCGTTAAAGGCTTATTCAGGAGGCCCCGTGAGTGAAATGACGCCATGAGCCGGCAAGAACCGTCATGCAACTCCAGGGGAAGCGGATACAGGGCCAATAATCCAAAAATTATGAAGGACGTGGTGCGGAATACCGGCTGCAGACCCCGATCCCGGGAGAGCCGCTCCGACAAAGCCTATATAGCATCAGGGTGAGTCTTGAAGCAGTGAACGACCCCGTGACACCCGCCTCCGGCGATGCCTACATAGCACTTCTCGGACGCTCGACATGGGCGCTCGTCAACGCTTACCACGCAGTCCTGCACGAGAAGGGGTTGCGCCCCGAACGGGTCATCATCGTCACCGAAGAACCCTATGCGCGGGAAGCATCGATCGCCGCCGAAGCGATTGGAACCGTCTCGGAGGGATACGGGTTCGCCCCCGCGATCAAAACAGAGATCCTGCCCGAAGCAGACTTCGTACGGGCCGGACAGACGATCCGGTCGCTTGCGGGGGATCTCATCCGGCAGGGATTCGACGTGGCGATCGACATCACCTCGGGCAGGAAAGTCACGGTCGCCGGGGCGCTCATCGCGGTCTCGGTCGCGGGGCTCGATATCCGGCACATCTATTATCTCGCCATGAAGAGCACCGACGACGTCGCAAAACCCTACATGATGATCCCACACCAGATCCAGCAGATCCGGGATATCATGGAAGATGCGGGGGCGAGAGAATGAACGATACGGTCATCAGGGAGGGCGAACTGCAGGTTCTCATCAACAGCCTCGAAGAGATCCGCGTTACTTATCCGCTCTACGAGGGCGAGATCATGGTCGCACGTCCCGAAGGAACCGGGTTTTCGCTCGAACTGCCTGCGTCCCGCGAGACCTTCCAGGACTGGCTCGCCGAATACGAGCCGATCGCCGGCGAACTTCCCTCCTACGCCGATCTCCAGGAGTGCATGTTCGCAAGCGGGATCGCCCGGTACGTGAACCAGACCGCCTTTGAATCGATGCTCGCGTCTTACGGGCAGCTCAAGAAAGCCGTCTTCTTCGGCCTGGATACGAACCTTTTCTACCACGGGTTTGCATCGAACAACCCCCGGATAGATCACGCCTCCTACCTGATCGTCGATACCGTCCGGGACGAGATCACGTATGCCATCAACCGCAAGTACCCGGCAAAGACGATCGGGGAGATGACGACGCAGGCGCCCGTCTGCCGGGAATACATCGCGGAACTCGAGAACAAACGGATGAAACGGTCGAGGAAAGCGGCGTATCTCGCGCTGAAAGAGTACCGCACCATCCGCGACCGGGCGACGGAGATTGCAGCGCCGGGCCCGCATACGCACCTCTCAGAGGAGAACGACCATAACATCGTCCGGGCGCTCAGAAGGTTCGAAGAAGAGCGGTACGCTCTCCCGGTTCTCCTGACCGCCGACATCTACATGGCCGACCTCTGCATGGCCGAGGGGCTCGAGTACTTCTACTTCGACCGCCCATATAGACAGGAGGCAACAATCTGCACGGCGCAGGCGTTCCGGCGGCTGCTCTTCAACATCGCCGCCGTCTTCGGGTTCGTCGACTGCAACGGCATCGCGATCTTCGGGGAGTACGGCGGGAAGGGCAACGACCTCGACGAACTGAAGGTCCGTTTCCGGGACGACGAAGCGTACCGTGCATTCATGAGGGAACTCAAGATATGCAGAAACCTGACGGCACTCGGCATAACGCGGTAGAGGCGGTCCTCTGCGACATGGACAACACCCTCTTCGACCTTGTCGGAGCGATGCGGGAGGCGTGCCGGTGCGTGGTCGACTATCTCGGAACCGGCGACCCGGAAGCGCTCTTTTCGCAATTTCTCCGGGGAATTCACGGGTTCGAGGATCACGAGAACATACGCGACTACATGAGCGAACTCGGGGTCTATGAGCCCGGAACGTTCGAGGTCTGCTGCCGCACCTACGAGGACGTGAAACTCGGTCTGGTCGAAGCCTACCCGGGCGTCGAGGAGACGCTCCGGGGCCTCCGGGACGCCGGGATCTCTCTCGCGGTCGTGACCGACGCGGAGGCGCCCCAGGCACGCCGGCGGCTCGATAAGACCGGGCTCATCGACTACTTCGAGACCGTGGTGACCCCGGAGGTCTCGGGCAGGCGAAAACCGGAGCCCGACTCCCTCCTCTACGCTCTCCAGCGGCTCGATGCCTCCCCGGCGCGGGCGATGATGGTGGGCGACAGCCTGATTCGCGATATCGCGCCCGGGAGGCATCTCGGGATGGTGACCGCGTTCGCCGCCTACGGCGACTGGCGCGACGGCAGCCCGGCAGATGTACAGGCCGATATCGTTCTGGCCGAGTTCGCCGAACTCGCGGGCCACGTGGGCATTACGGGCCGGTGATCAGCGGAGCGGCGAGGGCGATTGCGATCCCGGCACCGGGAGGCGCGCTCCGTGGACGATGACCTGCTGATCGGTCTCCGCGACTTTCCCGAGGATGACTGCCTTCCCTGCGGCCGTCATCGCGAAGACCGGGATCGACGTCCCCGCCTGCAGGAGCGCGGTCTTCGCCGCCTCCTCCCGGACGTAACGCGAGGCGCAGGCGGTGAGGAGATCAGCCGACCGGGCCATCAGCGCGGCGTCCTCCCGTGAGATCCCGGTCGTATGGACGGCGACGATCACGGCACCGGGGAAACGCTCCCGGATAGCCGCTGCTTCGGCGGCAACGGCGGTGGTCACGGCTATCCGGCGGTGGCCGAGTTCTGCCGCCAGGGCGACGCCGGCGGCCTGATCGATCGCGGCGGTTGCCGGATCGAGGACGACGCCCCCGTTCTCCTCGATCCGCGCGATCACCTCGCGGATCGGGCTCGTCTTCACGAGCCCCGACATCCGGCCGCCGATTCCCTGGATGAGGGCGGGGTTCGTCGCAACAAGCGTCCCCGCCCCGTCGGAGGCGATCACCGCGGCGTCGAGGTCTCCCCGGCGGACGGCGCTGCTCAGGAGTTCCGACGCCCCGAAGAGAACGAAGTCCGGCCCGGCGAGGACCTCGCGCTCCGGCGTGCACATCCCGAACGATCGAATCCGTTCCTCGATATTCTTCCGTATCTCCTCCGTCGTCATCTCCTTGACCGGGAAGGCGAACCGCCGTGCCAGCGGGCAGTCCTCTATCTGCGGCGTCCCGACCTCGACCACCCGGCCGTTCCGGATCACGACCAGGCATCTGCCGGCGGCCTCTACGATATGCTCGTCACGGTCGCTCATGAAAAAAAGTAGAACCGGCAGGGGAATAAGGGTGCCTCCCCCCGACCCCGGGGTAAACTCTTATCAGATGAATCCACCATGAAATTGTAGGCAATTCATGATACGCTTACAGCATCAAGGCGGGGTGAGGGGAGATGGGCAGGATCTGTAGCCCGTTCGTCGTGATCGAGTGCAGCCGGGAGTGCGGTTTCTCCCGGCTCTACAACGAGCCCACCGAGGAGCAGAGCCGGGAGATAACCGATACGAAGACATGCCCCGCCTGCGGCGCCCCCGTCCGGCGAAGGCTCTTTTAACGGAGAATCATGCCGGGAGAGCGTTACTGGGAGATCGACCTCGCCCGGGGCGTCGCCGTCGTGACGATGATCGTCTTCCACTCGGCCTTCGACCTCAACTTCTTCGGCGTCCTGCCGCTCAACGTCTCCGGCGGATTCCTCCGGACGCTCGCCTACCTGACCGCATCGACGTTCATCTTCCTCGTCGGGCTCTCCTTCACCATCAGTTACGCCAGAGCCGCACGACGGCTCGATGGACGCGGCCTCGCGCTCAAGTACGTCCGGCGCGGCCTCACTATCTTCGGCTACGGCCTCATCATCACCGCCGTCACCCGGCTCTTGCTGCCGAACGTCTACATCGTCTTCGGCATCCTGCACTTCATCGGGCTTGCGATCCTGCTCGCGCCGCTCTTCGTCCGGCTCGATCCGGAGAAACTCATCATCACGAGCATCGCCTGCCTCATCGCCGGCTACGCGGCAAGCCTCGTCTCCGGCCCGTGGCCGCTCCTCTGGCTTGGTATCCGCCCCGAATCATTTTCAAGCCTCGATTACGTCCCGCTCCTCCCCTGGTTCGGCCTCGTCCTGGTCGGGATGGCCTGCGGCCGTCTCTTCTACCCGGACGGAAAACGGAACATCTCAATCCCGGTTGCGGAACCGGCGTTTGCCCGGCCGCTCGAGTTCCTGGGCCGGCACTCGCTCGTCATCTACTTCCTGCACCAGCCGGTCGTCCTGCTCCTGATCGCGGTGCTGGCGCCGGGGGCGGTGACGTGGTTTTGGTGAGAAAAGACGAGGGGAACAGACGAGACTTTATTATTACGTGGACATCGAGGGGGGAACTCAAGATACTCCGAGATACGAGATACGAGATACGAGATACGAGATACGAGAAACGGCACTCTGATGAGTAGGGGGCTTCGGTTGCAAGTGTTAACCTTGAAGACGAGGAAAAAGCCCGGTACACTGGACCGTGGGGACATCGCGTTTGGGGGGTGGGGACAAAGGGGAGTGCGAGCGTAGCGAGCATGAGAAACTCGAAGAGTTTCGAGGGGGGCGCGCCCCCCTCAAAGGTCTTCGGCCTTCTCGTGCTCCGTTCCTGTCGGAACATCGCACTCCCCGTCAGCCCCTCCCCAGTGGCGATAAGCGATGTTCCGGCAGGAACGGAGCTGGAGCACCGAAGGTGCGATATCCACTGGAAAGCCGTGTACGGGATTGTACGATGTTCAGAAGGGAAAGCACTTTACAGAAACTGAGTCCAAGCACCGTAGGAACGGCCTTCGAGAAGATTTCAAATTTCGGACCGCGATCAAAAAGGGTTGGGAGTATCTTCAGGGGGTGTTCCCTTCAACTGTCCTCTCACTCCTCAAACAGCGGCACGTCCGTAAACGCCCCGACGTCGAAGACCCCGCGCTCCGTGACCCGGACCTCGGGGATGACCGTCAGCGCGAGGAACGAGAGGTACATGAAGGGATTCGCGATCGCGCCGAGCCGCCGGGCATGCTCCTCGAGGGCCGCAAGCCGCCGCACGACCTCGTCGTAGGGAAGGGCCGACATCAGCCCGGCGCACTCGAGCGGGAGCGCGGTTATATCGTCTCCGGAGACGACCGCGAGCCCCCCGCCGAGCCGGACCACCTCGGCGACGGCACGGACGATGTCGGCGTCGCCGGCCCCGACCGCGACGATGTTGTGGGAGTCGTGGGAGACCGACCCGGCAATCGCTCCTTCCTGCAGGTGAAAGCCGTGCACGAGCCCGACACCGGATCCGGTCGCCCGGTAGCGATCGATGACGACCGCTTTGAGGATGTCGCGGTCGAGGTCCGGGATCCCGGCGGCGTCGACCGGGTAGCGCAGGTCCCGGGTCGTGATCTGGCCGGGCACGATCTCGATCACCCGCGCCTCCCCCCGTCCAGTTATCCGGATATCGCCGGGTTCCGGCACGCGGGCGTGCATGGGAGACTTCGGGCAGGCAGGGGGCAGGTAGCCGGCGTCGACCACCTCGACACCGCGCTTGAACGTCCGCAGAACGCGGAAGCGGTCGGGGTCGTCGGCAACGCAGAAGTCGGCAAGCCTTCCCGGAGCAAGGGCGCCCCGGTCATGGAGCCCGAACCGTCCGGCGGCGGAGAGCGTGGCCATCCGGAGCGCCTGCTCGACCTCGAGTCCGCCTGAGACCGCTTTTCTCACGCAGTCATCGATATGCCCCTCCCCGGCGAGCATGTCGGCGTGCCGGTCGTCGGTGGCAAAACAGCACCGCGGCGCCGTGCAGGCGTCGACAAGCGGGAGGAGGTCGTGGAGATTTCGCTCCGTCGAGCCCTCCCGGATCATAACATACATCCCCCGGAGGAGTTTCTCCCGCGCCTCCGGAAGCGCTGTACACTCGTGGTCGCTCTGGACGCCGGCATAGATGTAGGCGTTCAGGTCCTTTCCCGAGAGGAACGGCGCGTGACCGTCGACGACCTCGAAGAGATCCATCTTCGCCCGGAGGTCCTCGTCGCCGAAGAGGACGCCGGGAACGTTCATCACTTCGGCAAGCCCGACGACCCCCTCCCTGCCCCGAAACCGTGCAAGGTCGGCGGCCGTGAGCACGGCGCCGCCCGCGTCAAACGGCGTTGCCGGGACACAGGACGGGAGCATGACCAGGATATCGAGCGGCGTCCGCGCTCCTTGGGCAAGCATGTAGTCGATCCCCGGCGCCCCGCAGACGTTTGCTATCTCGTGGGGGTCGGCGATCACCGTCGTCGTGCCGTGCGCGAGAACGAGCCGGGCGTACTCCGCCGGCGCGAGGAGCGAACTCTCGATGTGGACGTGAGCGTCGATCAGCCCGGGCACCACGTAAGCGCCCGAGAGGTCGTACTCCCGCGTCCCCCGGTACTCCCCGAAGCCGATGATGCGGCCGTCCTTCACGCCGAAGTCCACGCGCTCCCAGGAGCACGCGAAGGGATTGAAGACCTCAGCCCCGGAGAAAACGGCATCCGCGGGTTCGATCCCCCGCGCCGCCGCGAGTCCCGCCGGGATCAGGCTGTTACCTCCAGGTCGCGGATGACGGATGCTCTCCGCTCGTTGCCGACGAATACGGTCAGAAAGCCCTTGTATGAGCCGGGCTGCAGGTCTACCCGGATCGTGTATTTGTTCTCCCCCGTAACAAGGTCGATATACCGCGCTTCGGAGAAGGCCTCGCGCTGTTCGAGCGCGCCCACCTCCATGATCGTAACCTGGAGCACGGCATTCTCGACGGGCTCGCCGGCGTTCTCCACATGGACCTGCAGGGCGTCCCCGCTGTAGGTCACCTCCCCAAACGACGTGGAGAGGCATCCGGCAGCCCCGGCAAGGGCGGCAAGGGCCAGTATCAGAAGGATCGTATATATTCTGGACATTCGCTCGGAGAAACGGAGAGCCGCACGCCGTGCCGGCGCAAGCACGGCCGTATGACCCCTCCGGTTCTCCAGATTCACCTCCACTCTATTCATTCAGAATTTTGGTTGCTATTATTAAAATATTGTGAAAAAAACGGAGATTGCAAGGTTTCGTATTCCGGGCTCGATACCGGAGGACGCGGTCCGGGATTCGCCCGGACTCGTAGAGGCCGTGCAGCCGCACGTCCGGGTTCGTTCTCTGCGGGGGACCGGAGAGGGAGGGATGCACCGGACCGGGCGGCGCGTCGCCGGGAGGAAGTCACACCTGCGGATTACCGTGGATAAAATCGGAAAATCGCCAGAATAACGGCGATTCTTCCGGGAGCAATATTTAATATACATTCATTATTATATTTTAATCATAATGAGCGAGGCCGACCGCAATTCCCGCCTGTACCGGATATTTTGGGAACTTCAGGAGAAGGGGTTGATTGACCGCAGGAGGAGGCTGGTGAGATGCCCCCTCACCGTCTCCATGCGGGGATGCCCGGCACTCAACTGCATCCGCTACCGGCCTTCATTCTACGAGAGAAACCTCTCGGGGGCAAGCGACGACGCGCTCCGGTTCGTGCTGCTCCACGAAGAGGGGCACGTAAGGAAGGGCTCTTCTCTTCTCTCAGCCCTTCCGGCCTTCCCGGTTCTCCTGTTCCTCGGGTACCCGTCCCTGCAGGCGGGAAGCCTCCCGGGTGCAAAGCCGGCCTTCATCGCCCTCCTCCTCCTGACCGCCTTCTTCGCCTACCGGACGTACTACCACCGTATGTGCGACGAGGAGTTCGTAGCCGACCGGTACGCCGCCGATGCAATGAGGTGCTGCTACCGGGTCGGGGATCCCGGAGATCTCCTCCAGAACCTTCTTTCCGGCCTGCTGGCAGGAGCGTCGTCCTCCCGTCGTAAAGGCGTGATCCCCGGAATTCTTCGTTCCGAGCCAGACTACCGGCCGTCGATCTCCGAGCGCGTGCAGAGGCTCCGGGGCGCAATCGATCCCGGAGACAGAAAAACCACAGTGCGCCCCACTGACGGCGATCTCCCTCGTTAACATCTGTTGTCCGTCGTGCGCCGAATCTCCCGACAGCGATTGGCTTATACAACGCTCTTTTTCCACCCCGGGATCCCCCGGGAATACAATGACAAAAAAACCCTCTAATTCACATCTAGAACGAAAAAATATTTCAAAAAACACGAGACGCTTAGAATATACATAGCATCATAAAAGTAGATTTAATAACATCTATTTCAAATGAGGTATTGAGGGGTGCTGGACATTACGATTATAGCATTCGCCCACCATAAGGGCGGCACAGGAAAGACGACATCGTGCCTCAACGTTGCAGGGTACCTCCAGAAAGATGGCAAGAGTGTTCTGGTCGTAGACTGCGACCCGCAGGCCAATGCCACCGCGGGTCTCGGGGTCAACCCCGAAACGCTCGAACTGAGCATGTATGACGTCTTCATGAGCGTCTTTGAAGGCTTTCCCGACGCCGGGATCACCGATGTAATCGTCTCCACGGCATCGGGGATCGATCTCGCTCCGGCAACTCTGGACCTCGTGGGGGTTGAACCCTATCTTTACAGCATCGAGAACCGGGCGGGGCTGCTCAAGGAGGCCCTCGACCGGGTGAAGGACGACTACGATTTCATCCTGATCGACACGCCCCCGAGCATGGGCCAGTTCGTCATCAACGGCCTCGTCGCAGCGGATCACACCGTCGTCACCCTCGATGCCGGTACTTTCGCCCTGAAAGGCATGGAAGCCCTGTCTGCGGTCTTTGGCGACATCAGGGAGATGCTCGGAGAAGACGTCGCCGCAGATTTCGCTATTCTTACCCGCTGGAAAGGATCGGGCGACCCGGCGGCCGGAACAGGCGGGCTTGCGCTTTTCCTGAAACGGATCTTCTCACCC comes from the Methanoculleus marisnigri JR1 genome and includes:
- a CDS encoding helix-turn-helix domain-containing protein: MRLRKPEDVWGLADPEQQRKTRQDAIDDGDLVEITRMGRDLGIMYPLAVSERAAQSMVPFPNIPQETVTENLWDTLHAFRDKACTMTEGEFEFQVSLYQNGLVPTLTFKAAVSPGDDGEPVITIMLPDENWETIGCDHHRTAGDAMLTVEDVASTLNFTPGRIREFIREERIPAVKCGGSWRIKRSELDRIMNEGF
- a CDS encoding PIN domain-containing protein codes for the protein MNDTVIREGELQVLINSLEEIRVTYPLYEGEIMVARPEGTGFSLELPASRETFQDWLAEYEPIAGELPSYADLQECMFASGIARYVNQTAFESMLASYGQLKKAVFFGLDTNLFYHGFASNNPRIDHASYLIVDTVRDEITYAINRKYPAKTIGEMTTQAPVCREYIAELENKRMKRSRKAAYLALKEYRTIRDRATEIAAPGPHTHLSEENDHNIVRALRRFEEERYALPVLLTADIYMADLCMAEGLEYFYFDRPYRQEATICTAQAFRRLLFNIAAVFGFVDCNGIAIFGEYGGKGNDLDELKVRFRDDEAYRAFMRELKICRNLTALGITR
- a CDS encoding HAD family hydrolase, yielding MQKPDGTRHNAVEAVLCDMDNTLFDLVGAMREACRCVVDYLGTGDPEALFSQFLRGIHGFEDHENIRDYMSELGVYEPGTFEVCCRTYEDVKLGLVEAYPGVEETLRGLRDAGISLAVVTDAEAPQARRRLDKTGLIDYFETVVTPEVSGRRKPEPDSLLYALQRLDASPARAMMVGDSLIRDIAPGRHLGMVTAFAAYGDWRDGSPADVQADIVLAEFAELAGHVGITGR
- a CDS encoding methanogenesis marker 8 protein; translation: MSDRDEHIVEAAGRCLVVIRNGRVVEVGTPQIEDCPLARRFAFPVKEMTTEEIRKNIEERIRSFGMCTPEREVLAGPDFVLFGASELLSSAVRRGDLDAAVIASDGAGTLVATNPALIQGIGGRMSGLVKTSPIREVIARIEENGGVVLDPATAAIDQAAGVALAAELGHRRIAVTTAVAAEAAAIRERFPGAVIVAVHTTGISREDAALMARSADLLTACASRYVREEAAKTALLQAGTSIPVFAMTAAGKAVILGKVAETDQQVIVHGARLPVPGSQSPSPLR
- a CDS encoding heparan-alpha-glucosaminide N-acetyltransferase, which gives rise to MPGERYWEIDLARGVAVVTMIVFHSAFDLNFFGVLPLNVSGGFLRTLAYLTASTFIFLVGLSFTISYARAARRLDGRGLALKYVRRGLTIFGYGLIITAVTRLLLPNVYIVFGILHFIGLAILLAPLFVRLDPEKLIITSIACLIAGYAASLVSGPWPLLWLGIRPESFSSLDYVPLLPWFGLVLVGMACGRLFYPDGKRNISIPVAEPAFARPLEFLGRHSLVIYFLHQPVVLLLIAVLAPGAVTWFW
- the ade gene encoding adenine deaminase, translated to MEPADAVFSGAEVFNPFACSWERVDFGVKDGRIIGFGEYRGTREYDLSGAYVVPGLIDAHVHIESSLLAPAEYARLVLAHGTTTVIADPHEIANVCGAPGIDYMLAQGARTPLDILVMLPSCVPATPFDAGGAVLTAADLARFRGREGVVGLAEVMNVPGVLFGDEDLRAKMDLFEVVDGHAPFLSGKDLNAYIYAGVQSDHECTALPEAREKLLRGMYVMIREGSTERNLHDLLPLVDACTAPRCCFATDDRHADMLAGEGHIDDCVRKAVSGGLEVEQALRMATLSAAGRFGLHDRGALAPGRLADFCVADDPDRFRVLRTFKRGVEVVDAGYLPPACPKSPMHARVPEPGDIRITGRGEARVIEIVPGQITTRDLRYPVDAAGIPDLDRDILKAVVIDRYRATGSGVGLVHGFHLQEGAIAGSVSHDSHNIVAVGAGDADIVRAVAEVVRLGGGLAVVSGDDITALPLECAGLMSALPYDEVVRRLAALEEHARRLGAIANPFMYLSFLALTVIPEVRVTERGVFDVGAFTDVPLFEE
- a CDS encoding M48 family metalloprotease, translated to MRCPLTVSMRGCPALNCIRYRPSFYERNLSGASDDALRFVLLHEEGHVRKGSSLLSALPAFPVLLFLGYPSLQAGSLPGAKPAFIALLLLTAFFAYRTYYHRMCDEEFVADRYAADAMRCCYRVGDPGDLLQNLLSGLLAGASSSRRKGVIPGILRSEPDYRPSISERVQRLRGAIDPGDRKTTVRPTDGDLPR
- a CDS encoding ParA family protein, producing MLDITIIAFAHHKGGTGKTTSCLNVAGYLQKDGKSVLVVDCDPQANATAGLGVNPETLELSMYDVFMSVFEGFPDAGITDVIVSTASGIDLAPATLDLVGVEPYLYSIENRAGLLKEALDRVKDDYDFILIDTPPSMGQFVINGLVAADHTVVTLDAGTFALKGMEALSAVFGDIREMLGEDVAADFAILTRWKGSGDPAAGTGGLALFLKRIFSPASSAEEEKERERLKAFESEVKKAFKQVFTVPYSPAIYETQQKGVPISHYAPESDAGREYRAIATALAGRDKKHDEDV